Proteins encoded together in one Mycobacterium simiae window:
- a CDS encoding extracellular solute-binding protein yields the protein MVAAASVLTACGSGVRGLVISFYTPAADGATFAEVARRCSQEARGRFTIAHVSLPRAPGAQRLQYARRLAGHDRTLDVMSLDVIWTAEFAEAGWVLPLSDDPAGRAEADATVDTLPGPLATAGWKRQLYAAPITTNTQLLWYRKDLIPEPPSDWNGMVATAAGLHAAGEPSWIAVQANQGEGLVVWFNTLLVSGGGQVLSEDGRHVTLTDTAAHRAATVNALRILKTVATASGADPSITRTDESTARLAVEQGRAALEVNWPFVLASLLENAVKGGVKFLPLNENPALAASINQYGTFAPDDEQFRIAYQASQRVFGFAPYPGVAPGRPAKVTIGGLNLAVASTSRHRAEAFEAIRCLRSLQNQKYISIQGGLPAVRASLYSDPQFQAKYPMHSIIRRQLTDAAVRPATPAYQAVGIRLATTLSPITEIDPERTADELTTQVQRAIDGKGLLP from the coding sequence ATGGTGGCCGCGGCGTCGGTGCTGACCGCCTGCGGCTCGGGTGTCCGTGGCCTGGTGATCAGCTTCTACACCCCGGCCGCCGACGGGGCGACGTTCGCCGAAGTCGCCCGGCGCTGTAGCCAGGAGGCCCGCGGGCGGTTCACCATTGCGCACGTCAGCCTGCCCAGAGCGCCCGGCGCGCAACGGCTGCAGTATGCCCGGCGATTGGCCGGTCACGACCGCACCCTGGACGTGATGTCGCTGGACGTCATCTGGACCGCCGAGTTCGCCGAAGCGGGGTGGGTGCTGCCGCTGTCGGACGACCCGGCCGGCCGAGCCGAGGCGGACGCGACCGTCGACACCTTGCCAGGACCGCTCGCGACGGCAGGCTGGAAGCGCCAACTGTACGCCGCGCCCATCACGACCAACACCCAATTGCTTTGGTACCGAAAAGATTTGATACCTGAACCGCCAAGCGACTGGAATGGCATGGTCGCGACGGCGGCAGGGTTGCACGCCGCCGGGGAGCCCAGCTGGATCGCGGTGCAGGCGAATCAGGGCGAGGGGCTGGTGGTGTGGTTCAACACGCTGCTGGTCAGCGGCGGCGGCCAGGTGCTCTCCGAAGACGGGCGGCACGTGACCCTGACCGACACTGCCGCCCATCGGGCCGCCACCGTCAACGCGCTGCGGATCCTGAAGACGGTGGCCACCGCGTCGGGAGCCGACCCGTCGATCACCCGGACCGACGAGAGCACGGCCCGGCTGGCCGTCGAACAGGGCAGGGCCGCGCTCGAAGTCAACTGGCCGTTTGTGCTGGCATCGCTGCTAGAGAATGCGGTCAAGGGCGGTGTGAAGTTTCTGCCGCTCAATGAGAATCCGGCGTTGGCCGCCAGCATCAACCAGTACGGCACCTTCGCACCCGATGACGAACAGTTCCGCATCGCCTACCAGGCCAGCCAACGGGTCTTCGGGTTCGCGCCCTACCCGGGCGTGGCGCCGGGGCGGCCGGCGAAGGTGACCATCGGTGGGCTGAACCTCGCGGTGGCGAGCACGAGCCGGCACCGGGCCGAGGCGTTCGAAGCCATCAGATGCCTGCGCAGCCTGCAGAATCAGAAGTACATCTCGATCCAGGGCGGCCTACCCGCGGTGCGTGCCTCGCTGTACTCCGACCCACAGTTTCAGGCCAAATACCCGATGCACTCCATCATCCGCCGGCAGCTGACCGACGCCGCGGTGCGTCCGGCGACACCGGCCTACCAAGCGGTCGGGATTCGATTGGCGACGACGCTGAGCCCGATCACCGAAATCGACCCTGAGCGCACCGCCGACGAACTCACCACACAGGTGCAGCGGGCCATCGACGGCAAGGGATTGTTGCCGTGA
- a CDS encoding general stress protein, translating to MTSPFQPGQVPGATPSGAAAGRRAVPQLPTPPKGWPVGSYPTYAEAQRAVDYLSDQQFPVQQVTIVGVDLMQVERVTGRLSWPKVLGGGVLSGAWLGLFIGLVLGFFSPNPWGALVTGLVAGVFFGLITSAVPYAMARGTRDFSSTMQLVAGRYDVLCDPQNAEKARDLLARLAI from the coding sequence ATGACTAGTCCTTTCCAGCCTGGCCAGGTCCCCGGCGCGACGCCCAGCGGCGCGGCCGCGGGCAGGCGGGCCGTGCCGCAATTGCCGACTCCGCCGAAGGGCTGGCCGGTGGGCTCTTATCCCACCTATGCCGAGGCGCAGCGCGCGGTCGACTATCTGTCCGATCAGCAGTTTCCGGTGCAGCAGGTGACCATCGTCGGCGTGGATCTGATGCAAGTTGAACGGGTCACCGGCCGGTTGTCGTGGCCCAAGGTGCTCGGCGGTGGAGTGCTCAGCGGTGCGTGGCTCGGGTTGTTCATCGGCCTGGTGCTGGGCTTCTTCAGCCCGAACCCGTGGGGTGCGCTGGTGACCGGGCTGGTTGCCGGCGTGTTCTTCGGCCTGATCACCTCGGCGGTCCCGTACGCAATGGCGCGCGGTACCAGGGATTTCAGTTCGACCATGCAATTGGTGGCCGGCCGCTACGACGTACTGTGCGATCCGCAGAACGCGGAGAAGGCCCGAGATCTGCTTGCCCGTCTGGCGATCTGA
- a CDS encoding carbohydrate ABC transporter permease — MTAFGGRLRNRPAEQRLAFVLVAPAATLMLAVTAYPIGYALWLSLQHNNLATPKDTRFIGLGNYQTVLTDRYWWTALAVTAAITVVSVTVEFVLGLALALVMHHTLIGRGLVRTAVLVPYGIVTVVASYSWYYAWTPGTGYLANLLPHGSPFPQAPLTQQIPSLGIVILAEVWKTTPFMSLLLLAGLALVPQDLLKAAQVDGAGPWRRLTRIVLPIIKPAVVVALLFRTLDAFRIFDNIYVLTEGANGTGSVSMLGYDNLFQGFDVGLGSAISVLIFGCVGIIALVFIKVFGAHQLVPEPGGGTDER, encoded by the coding sequence GTGACCGCGTTCGGCGGGCGGCTCCGCAATCGTCCAGCCGAGCAGCGGCTGGCGTTTGTTCTGGTTGCGCCCGCGGCGACGTTGATGCTGGCTGTGACGGCGTACCCGATTGGCTATGCGCTCTGGCTGAGCTTGCAACACAACAACCTTGCCACCCCGAAGGACACCCGGTTCATCGGCTTGGGCAACTACCAGACCGTTCTGACCGACCGCTACTGGTGGACGGCACTGGCGGTGACGGCGGCCATCACGGTGGTCTCCGTGACGGTCGAATTCGTGCTCGGCCTGGCGCTGGCGCTGGTGATGCACCACACCTTGATCGGCCGGGGCCTGGTGCGCACCGCGGTGTTGGTCCCGTACGGAATCGTCACGGTGGTCGCTTCCTACAGCTGGTATTACGCGTGGACGCCGGGCACCGGTTACCTGGCCAACCTGCTGCCGCACGGCTCACCTTTTCCTCAAGCCCCACTGACGCAACAAATCCCATCGTTGGGTATCGTCATCCTCGCCGAGGTCTGGAAGACGACGCCGTTCATGTCGCTGCTGCTGCTGGCCGGGCTGGCGTTGGTCCCGCAGGATCTGCTCAAAGCTGCACAGGTGGACGGAGCCGGACCGTGGCGGCGGCTGACCCGCATCGTGCTGCCGATCATCAAACCAGCGGTTGTGGTGGCGCTGCTGTTCCGGACGCTGGACGCGTTCCGCATCTTCGACAACATCTACGTGCTGACCGAGGGGGCCAACGGCACCGGCTCGGTGTCGATGCTGGGCTACGACAACCTGTTTCAAGGCTTCGATGTCGGCCTGGGCTCGGCTATCAGCGTGCTGATCTTCGGGTGTGTGGGCATCATCGCCCTCGTGTTCATCAAGGTGTTCGGCGCGCATCAGCTTGTCCCCGAACCGGGTGGGGGCACCGATGAACGCTGA
- a CDS encoding carbohydrate ABC transporter permease yields MNAEPTRRAALWVAIDALVVVYALLPVLWILSLSLKPTSTVKDGKLIPSSVTLENYRGIFRGDFFTSALLNSIGIALIATAVAVLLGAMAAYAIARLHFPGKGLLVGSALLITMFPAISLVTPLFEIERWLGLFDTWPGLILPYITFALPLAMYTLSAFFREIPWDLEKAAKMDGATPGQAFRKVIVPLAAPGLVTAAILVFIFAWNDLLLALSLTATKAAITAPVAIANFPGSSQFEEPTGSIAAGAIVITVPIIVFVLIFQRRIVAGLTSGAVKG; encoded by the coding sequence ATGAACGCTGAGCCGACGCGCCGCGCCGCGCTGTGGGTGGCCATCGATGCCCTGGTCGTGGTCTACGCCCTGCTTCCGGTGCTGTGGATTCTCAGCCTGTCGCTCAAACCGACGTCAACGGTCAAGGACGGCAAGCTGATTCCGTCGTCGGTGACCTTGGAGAACTATCGCGGCATCTTCCGCGGTGACTTTTTCACCTCGGCGTTGCTCAACTCCATCGGAATTGCGCTGATTGCCACTGCGGTCGCGGTGCTGCTGGGCGCGATGGCGGCGTACGCCATTGCGCGGCTGCACTTCCCCGGCAAGGGACTGCTCGTCGGTTCCGCACTGCTGATCACCATGTTCCCGGCCATCTCGCTGGTCACTCCGCTGTTCGAAATCGAGCGCTGGCTAGGACTTTTCGACACCTGGCCCGGCTTGATTCTGCCGTACATCACCTTCGCGCTTCCGCTGGCCATGTATACCCTGTCGGCGTTCTTCCGGGAGATCCCCTGGGATCTGGAGAAAGCCGCGAAAATGGACGGCGCGACACCGGGCCAGGCTTTCCGCAAGGTGATCGTCCCGCTGGCGGCACCTGGCCTGGTGACCGCGGCGATCCTGGTCTTCATCTTCGCCTGGAACGATCTGCTGTTGGCGTTGTCGCTGACCGCCACCAAAGCGGCGATCACCGCTCCGGTGGCGATCGCGAACTTCCCCGGCAGTTCGCAATTCGAGGAGCCGACGGGGTCGATCGCGGCCGGCGCCATCGTGATCACGGTTCCGATCATCGTGTTTGTTCTAATCTTCCAACGACGGATTGTCGCCGGGTTGACCTCAGGCGCCGTGAAGGGATAG
- a CDS encoding lytic transglycosylase domain-containing protein — MRVGGRLGAHPAVAAVRKRLLPTSRVQAFSVAVISPLVFAGAVSATPEPTHGAKSPIPSVHAVITPVAAVSPSVPDLSGPVVIAIDRAPTAFHVAAGAVSAPPPPMVVNTPGALGIPMMALTAYRNAEQKMAVSDPGCGVSWNLLAGIGRIESGHAGGGAVDARGTAVTPIYGPALDGTLPGNEVIISSSVGNRVTYARAMGPMQFLPGTWARYASDGDGDGLADPQNLFDSTLTAARYLCSGGLNLRDPAQVMAAILRYNNSTAYAQNVLGWAAAYATGVVPVDLPPITGPPPPLGNAHDEHPEGLGPGLPINMIGLPQDDPMARMPLIDLTGQPQAVSPTQPMFPWMAPPPPVTGPTHGHMPGCTVICITSQNTPPAGPQPFAPFAPPPNAAPPWAPFAPPPPPPAAPPAPAAPDPVAGPPGAPAPASPPAAGLPAPVR, encoded by the coding sequence GTGCGCGTAGGGGGTCGCTTGGGTGCTCACCCGGCCGTCGCGGCGGTGCGGAAGCGGCTGCTTCCCACATCTCGGGTACAGGCGTTCAGCGTGGCGGTGATCAGTCCGCTGGTTTTCGCCGGAGCCGTCAGCGCGACGCCCGAACCCACCCACGGTGCGAAGAGCCCGATCCCGTCGGTGCATGCGGTCATCACGCCGGTCGCTGCGGTCTCCCCGAGCGTTCCCGACCTGTCCGGCCCGGTCGTCATCGCGATCGACCGGGCGCCGACGGCGTTCCATGTCGCGGCCGGTGCCGTGTCGGCGCCGCCCCCGCCGATGGTGGTGAATACGCCTGGCGCACTGGGCATTCCGATGATGGCGCTGACCGCCTACCGCAATGCCGAGCAGAAGATGGCCGTGTCCGACCCGGGCTGCGGCGTCAGCTGGAACCTGTTGGCCGGCATCGGCCGGATCGAATCCGGGCATGCCGGCGGCGGTGCCGTCGACGCCCGCGGTACCGCGGTCACGCCGATCTACGGTCCGGCGCTGGACGGCACGTTGCCCGGCAACGAAGTCATCATCTCCAGCAGTGTCGGCAACCGCGTCACCTACGCGCGCGCCATGGGCCCCATGCAGTTCCTCCCCGGCACGTGGGCGCGCTACGCCTCCGACGGTGACGGCGACGGCCTGGCGGACCCGCAGAACCTGTTCGACTCGACCCTGACGGCGGCCCGTTACCTGTGCAGCGGCGGCCTGAACCTGCGCGACCCCGCTCAGGTCATGGCCGCGATCCTGCGCTACAACAACTCCACCGCCTACGCGCAGAACGTGTTGGGCTGGGCCGCGGCGTACGCCACCGGCGTCGTCCCGGTCGACCTACCGCCGATCACCGGACCGCCACCCCCGCTGGGCAACGCGCACGACGAACACCCCGAGGGGCTCGGCCCCGGCTTGCCGATCAACATGATCGGCCTGCCCCAGGACGATCCCATGGCCCGGATGCCGCTGATCGACCTGACCGGCCAGCCGCAAGCGGTCAGCCCCACCCAGCCGATGTTCCCCTGGATGGCCCCGCCGCCGCCGGTCACCGGCCCGACGCACGGCCACATGCCGGGATGCACCGTGATCTGCATAACCTCGCAGAACACCCCGCCGGCCGGACCGCAGCCGTTCGCGCCGTTCGCCCCGCCGCCGAACGCCGCCCCGCCGTGGGCGCCGTTCGCACCACCGCCACCTCCCCCAGCCGCTCCGCCCGCTCCGGCCGCGCCGGATCCGGTGGCCGGCCCGCCGGGTGCTCCGGCGCCGGCAAGCCCGCCCGCCGCGGGACTACCCGCCCCCGTCCGCTGA
- a CDS encoding ABC transporter ATP-binding protein, whose protein sequence is MAEIVLEHVTKSYPDGHAAVRDLSLTIADGEFLILVGPSGCGKTTTLNMIAGLEDISSGELRIGGQRVNEKAPKDRDIAMVFQSYALYPHMTVRQNIAFPLTLAKMKKSDIERKVAETAKILDLSELLERKPSQLSGGQRQRVAMGRAIVRQPKAFLMDEPLSNLDAKLRVQMRGEIARLQRRLGTTTVYVTHDQTEAMTLGDRVVVMHGGAAQQIGTPEELYERPANLFVAGFIGSPPMNFFPATLTPNGLTLPFGEVMLSPQLQQVMAQHPRPDNVIVGMRPEHLLDATLLDGYQRITSTTFQITVDLIESLGADKYVYFTIANSDVHSARLDEVAAESDVAENQFVARVPAESSAVVGQPIELAFNTAKLAVFDADTGANLTAPRACGQQ, encoded by the coding sequence ATGGCCGAGATTGTGCTGGAGCATGTCACCAAGAGTTACCCCGACGGGCACGCTGCGGTGCGGGACTTGAGCCTCACCATCGCGGACGGGGAATTCCTGATCCTGGTCGGGCCATCCGGCTGCGGCAAGACCACGACGCTGAACATGATTGCCGGCCTTGAGGATATCTCGTCGGGTGAATTGCGCATCGGCGGCCAGCGAGTCAACGAAAAGGCACCCAAGGATCGCGATATCGCGATGGTGTTCCAGTCCTATGCGCTCTATCCGCACATGACCGTTCGGCAGAACATTGCTTTCCCGCTGACGCTGGCGAAGATGAAGAAGAGCGACATCGAGCGCAAGGTTGCCGAGACCGCCAAAATCCTTGACCTGTCCGAACTTCTGGAGCGCAAGCCCTCCCAGCTGTCAGGCGGACAACGGCAGCGCGTAGCAATGGGGCGGGCGATCGTGCGCCAGCCCAAGGCGTTTCTGATGGACGAGCCGCTTTCCAACCTGGACGCCAAGCTGCGGGTGCAGATGCGCGGTGAGATCGCCCGGCTGCAGCGCCGGCTGGGGACTACCACCGTCTACGTCACGCACGACCAGACCGAGGCGATGACACTGGGTGACCGGGTGGTGGTGATGCACGGCGGGGCGGCCCAGCAGATCGGCACGCCGGAGGAGCTGTACGAGCGCCCGGCGAACCTGTTCGTCGCCGGGTTCATCGGGTCCCCGCCGATGAACTTCTTCCCCGCAACCTTGACGCCGAATGGCTTGACGTTGCCGTTCGGCGAGGTGATGCTCAGCCCGCAACTCCAGCAGGTGATGGCCCAGCATCCCAGACCGGACAACGTCATCGTCGGGATGCGGCCCGAACACCTGCTGGACGCCACGCTCCTCGACGGGTACCAGCGAATCACGTCGACGACCTTCCAGATCACCGTCGACCTGATCGAATCACTGGGGGCCGACAAGTATGTGTACTTCACCATCGCTAACTCCGACGTGCATTCGGCCCGGCTCGACGAGGTGGCCGCCGAATCCGATGTCGCCGAAAACCAGTTCGTGGCAAGGGTTCCCGCCGAATCCAGCGCCGTCGTCGGCCAGCCGATCGAATTGGCTTTCAACACCGCAAAACTCGCGGTGTTCGACGCCGACACCGGTGCGAACCTCACCGCGCCCCGGGCGTGCGGCCAACAGTGA
- the corA gene encoding magnesium/cobalt transporter CorA has protein sequence MFEGFDALPEALRTIAHEPQAKPAAEPLPPHVALVDCAVYVEGQRLPGTFTYEAADSKVHQIQALGHEAFVWVGLHEPGDVQMKEVAEVFGLHPLAVEDAVCAHQRPKLERYDDTLVLVLKTVKYVPHESVALAREIVQSGEVMIFVGRNFVVTVRHGEHSGLADVRKRMEADGEQLRLGPFAVMHAIADYVVDHYLEVTRLMEADIDSIEEVAFAPGRKIDVEPIYLLKREVVELRRCVNPLSAAFHRMQIENKDLISKEVRRYLRDVGDHHSEAADQIASYDDMLNSLVQAALARVGMQQNNDMRKMAAWAGILAVPTMVAAIYGMNFHFMPELDWTWGYPGVMGLMTVTCLVLYFQFRRNNWL, from the coding sequence GTGTTCGAGGGTTTCGACGCACTGCCCGAGGCGCTTCGAACGATCGCGCATGAGCCGCAGGCCAAACCCGCGGCGGAACCGCTTCCGCCGCACGTGGCCCTGGTCGACTGCGCGGTCTATGTGGAGGGCCAGCGGTTGCCCGGCACGTTCACCTATGAGGCCGCAGACAGCAAGGTGCACCAGATCCAGGCATTGGGGCACGAGGCGTTCGTCTGGGTCGGCTTGCACGAGCCCGGCGACGTCCAGATGAAGGAAGTGGCGGAGGTTTTCGGCTTACATCCGCTTGCCGTCGAGGACGCCGTCTGCGCCCACCAACGCCCCAAGCTGGAACGCTACGACGACACACTGGTGCTGGTGCTCAAGACGGTCAAATACGTGCCGCACGAATCCGTGGCCCTGGCGCGCGAAATCGTGCAAAGCGGCGAGGTGATGATCTTCGTCGGCAGGAACTTCGTGGTCACGGTGCGCCACGGTGAGCACAGCGGACTGGCCGACGTACGCAAGCGCATGGAAGCCGACGGTGAACAGCTGCGGCTGGGGCCCTTCGCGGTGATGCACGCGATCGCCGACTACGTCGTGGACCACTACCTCGAGGTGACCCGGCTGATGGAGGCCGACATCGACAGCATCGAGGAGGTGGCGTTCGCCCCCGGCCGCAAGATCGACGTCGAACCCATTTACCTGCTCAAGCGGGAGGTCGTGGAGTTACGCCGATGCGTCAATCCGTTGTCAGCCGCCTTCCACCGCATGCAGATCGAGAACAAAGACCTGATCTCCAAAGAGGTGCGGCGCTATCTGCGCGACGTCGGTGACCACCATTCCGAGGCCGCCGATCAGATTGCCAGTTACGACGACATGCTCAACTCGCTGGTTCAGGCGGCGTTGGCGCGAGTCGGCATGCAGCAGAACAACGATATGCGCAAAATGGCCGCCTGGGCCGGCATCTTGGCGGTGCCCACCATGGTCGCCGCCATCTACGGCATGAACTTTCACTTCATGCCGGAACTGGATTGGACGTGGGGCTACCCGGGCGTGATGGGCCTGATGACGGTGACCTGTCTGGTGCTGTACTTCCAATTCCGCAGGAACAACTGGCTCTAG
- a CDS encoding Mrp/NBP35 family ATP-binding protein — protein MSRHDSPGSQADLNAAIRGALGKVIDPELRRPITDLGMVKSIDANPDGSVHVGIYLTTASCPKKTEISDRVSQAVADVPGTGAVTVSLDVMSDEQRTELRKKLRGDAAEPVIPFAQPNSLTRVYAVASGKGGVGKSSVTVNLATAMAARGLSVGVLDADIHGHSVPRMMGTTDRPTQVESMILPPIAHEVKVISIAQFTQGNTPVVWRGPMLHRALQQFLADVFWGDLDVLLLDLPPGTGDIAISLAQLLPNAEILVVTTPQLAAAEVAERAGSIALQTRQRVVGVVENMSGLTLPDGSTLHVFGEGGGAQVAERLSRAVGADVPLLGQIPLDPALVAAGDSGVPLVLSAPDSAVGKELRSVADKLSSRKRGLAGVSLGLDPSRR, from the coding sequence ATGTCTCGTCATGACTCCCCTGGTTCGCAAGCCGACCTGAACGCCGCTATCCGCGGCGCACTGGGCAAAGTGATCGATCCCGAATTGCGGCGTCCGATCACCGACCTCGGCATGGTCAAGAGCATCGACGCCAATCCCGACGGCAGCGTGCATGTCGGGATCTACCTGACCACCGCCAGCTGCCCCAAGAAGACCGAGATCAGCGACCGCGTTAGCCAAGCGGTCGCCGACGTTCCGGGGACCGGGGCGGTCACTGTCAGCCTGGACGTGATGAGCGACGAGCAGCGCACGGAACTGCGCAAGAAGCTGCGCGGCGATGCCGCCGAGCCGGTTATCCCCTTCGCCCAACCCAACTCGCTGACCCGGGTCTACGCCGTCGCGTCAGGCAAGGGCGGGGTCGGCAAGTCCAGCGTCACCGTCAACCTGGCCACCGCGATGGCCGCCCGCGGCCTGTCGGTCGGCGTGCTCGACGCCGACATCCACGGCCACTCCGTCCCACGCATGATGGGCACCACCGATCGGCCCACCCAAGTGGAATCGATGATCCTCCCGCCGATTGCGCACGAGGTGAAGGTCATCTCGATCGCGCAGTTCACCCAGGGCAATACGCCCGTGGTGTGGCGCGGCCCGATGCTGCACCGGGCGCTGCAGCAGTTCCTGGCCGACGTGTTCTGGGGCGATCTCGACGTGCTGCTGCTCGACTTGCCCCCGGGCACCGGCGACATCGCCATCTCGCTGGCGCAGCTGCTGCCCAATGCGGAGATCCTGGTCGTCACCACACCACAGTTGGCCGCGGCCGAGGTCGCCGAGCGGGCCGGCAGCATTGCGCTGCAAACCCGTCAGCGCGTCGTCGGCGTCGTTGAGAACATGTCCGGGCTGACCTTGCCGGACGGTTCCACCCTGCACGTGTTCGGCGAGGGCGGCGGCGCGCAGGTCGCCGAGCGGCTGTCCCGGGCAGTCGGCGCCGACGTGCCGTTGCTCGGTCAAATCCCGCTGGACCCCGCCCTGGTGGCGGCCGGCGATTCGGGTGTGCCGCTCGTACTCAGCGCCCCGGATTCGGCGGTGGGCAAGGAGTTACGCAGCGTGGCCGACAAGCTGTCGTCGCGCAAGCGCGGCTTGGCGGGCGTATCGCTGGGGCTCGACCCGAGTCGACGCTGA
- a CDS encoding magnesium transporter MgtE N-terminal domain-containing protein: MASVNRVYIARLARMLVLGPMGENFGRIRDVVISISIVRQQPRVLGLVVDLATRRSIFIPILRVAAIEPDAVTLNTGSVSLRHFEQRPGEVLAIGQILDTQVTVNDPEFPELAGREVVITDLGIEQSRTRDWMVTRIAVRTHRRLGRRGPVHVVDWQSVHGLTPSALAMPGQAVAQLLNQFEGRRAVDVADAIRGLPAKRRTEVFQALSDERLADILQELPESEQADALSQLGTERAADVLEEMDPDDAADLLGELNPTDAELLLARMDPGESAPVRRLLKHSPDTAGGLMTSDPVVLTADTTVAEALALVRNPDLTPALSSMVFVTRPPTATPTGQYLGCVPLQRLLREPPSELIGGIVDSDLLTLAPETSLAAVTRYFAAYNLVCGPVVDAAKHLLGAVTVDDLLDHLLPHDWRADAHELNTAVGRANATEGAS, from the coding sequence ATGGCATCGGTCAACAGGGTGTACATCGCGCGGCTGGCGCGCATGTTGGTGTTGGGGCCCATGGGCGAGAACTTCGGGCGCATCCGCGATGTCGTAATCAGCATCAGCATCGTCCGCCAGCAACCGCGGGTGCTGGGACTCGTGGTGGATCTGGCGACCCGTCGCAGCATCTTCATCCCGATTCTGCGGGTGGCCGCGATCGAGCCCGACGCCGTGACACTGAACACCGGCAGTGTGTCGCTGCGCCACTTCGAGCAACGCCCGGGTGAGGTGCTGGCGATCGGCCAGATTCTCGACACCCAGGTCACGGTCAACGACCCCGAATTCCCGGAGTTGGCCGGGCGCGAAGTCGTCATCACCGATCTGGGCATCGAACAGTCCCGAACCCGCGACTGGATGGTGACCAGGATTGCGGTGCGCACCCACCGACGGCTGGGGCGGCGCGGGCCGGTGCATGTCGTCGACTGGCAGAGCGTGCATGGATTGACCCCGTCAGCCTTGGCGATGCCGGGCCAGGCAGTGGCGCAGCTGCTCAACCAGTTCGAGGGACGCCGGGCCGTCGACGTGGCCGACGCCATCCGCGGGCTGCCGGCCAAACGGCGTACCGAGGTGTTCCAGGCCCTGAGCGACGAGCGATTGGCCGACATCCTGCAGGAGCTGCCCGAGTCCGAGCAGGCCGACGCGCTGTCGCAGCTGGGCACCGAGCGCGCCGCCGATGTGCTCGAGGAAATGGATCCCGACGATGCGGCCGACCTGCTGGGTGAGCTCAACCCGACGGATGCCGAACTGTTGCTCGCCCGAATGGATCCCGGCGAATCCGCCCCGGTGCGAAGACTTTTGAAGCACTCGCCGGACACGGCGGGCGGGTTGATGACCTCCGATCCGGTGGTACTGACCGCGGACACCACGGTCGCCGAGGCGCTGGCGTTGGTCCGCAACCCCGACCTCACCCCGGCGCTGTCGTCGATGGTGTTCGTGACGCGTCCCCCGACCGCCACCCCCACCGGGCAGTACCTAGGCTGCGTGCCGTTGCAGCGGCTGCTGCGCGAACCGCCGAGCGAGCTGATCGGCGGCATCGTCGACAGTGACCTGCTCACCTTGGCCCCGGAGACCAGCCTGGCCGCGGTGACGCGCTACTTCGCCGCCTACAACCTGGTGTGCGGGCCCGTCGTCGACGCGGCCAAGCACCTGCTGGGTGCCGTCACCGTCGACGACCTGCTCGATCACCTGTTGCCGCACGACTGGCGCGCGGACGCCCACGAGCTCAACACCGCGGTCGGACGCGCCAACGCCACCGAGGGGGCTTCGTGA
- a CDS encoding suppressor of fused domain protein, with protein sequence MTPILDRVRAHLRDHFAGGWSEPDSASVTFLGSEPIEVLRFRRDGQDGAGALVDYVSLGCSRHPMVDPTEIVVDPHRGPRAEVTLCLRNPGEVSGIARSLAVLAAAPAVDGLVLGPDALIDLGSPLWSSPSQRVPFTAVLLGPSDIAECPLEPPREPVRFLSATPITATEAAWVRLKGAEAMREAWRTDGVDVLDPHRHATQPN encoded by the coding sequence GTGACACCGATCCTCGACCGGGTGCGGGCCCACTTGCGCGACCACTTCGCCGGCGGATGGAGTGAACCAGATTCGGCCAGTGTGACGTTTCTGGGGTCCGAGCCGATCGAGGTGCTGCGCTTCCGCCGGGACGGCCAGGACGGCGCCGGCGCGCTGGTCGACTACGTCTCGCTGGGCTGCTCGCGCCACCCGATGGTCGATCCCACCGAGATCGTCGTCGACCCACACCGCGGCCCGCGCGCCGAAGTGACGCTGTGTCTGCGCAATCCCGGCGAGGTCTCCGGGATTGCCCGCAGCCTGGCGGTACTCGCGGCTGCGCCGGCAGTCGACGGATTGGTGCTGGGCCCGGACGCGCTGATCGATCTCGGCTCGCCGCTGTGGTCTTCGCCGTCGCAACGGGTGCCATTCACGGCAGTTCTCTTGGGCCCCAGTGACATTGCGGAATGCCCGTTAGAGCCGCCGCGCGAGCCAGTGAGGTTTTTGTCCGCGACGCCGATCACCGCGACCGAAGCGGCCTGGGTGCGGCTGAAGGGCGCCGAGGCGATGCGAGAGGCCTGGCGCACCGACGGCGTCGACGTGCTGGACCCGCATCGCCATGCCACTCAACCCAACTGA